The Pontibacter sp. SGAir0037 DNA segment ATTTTTCTGGACATCAACATGCCGGGTATGGATGGCTGGTCGTTTATTGACGAATACCGGAAACTACCTGTAGAAGCAACGAAGAATTGCTGCCTGTTTATGCTCTCATCTGCCGTAGACAGAAAGGATATTGTGAGTGCAAAAAATCATGAGGAAGTAAGAGACTTCTTCTCAAAGCCCCTGTCACCTGAAATCCTTAATTTTATCAAAGAAGAATTTATACAGGTGTAAGCTTTCATGCCTGGCATCATAAAAAAACCTCGCTACCATACTCATAGCGAGGTTTTTTATTTATGCTCCGCCTTTTCCGGCTACTTATCCAGTACCTGGTCTAAAGGTTTGCGCGGATGTGAAGCCGATTTTTTATATTCGGAAGGAGTAAGCCCCGTTACCTGCTTAAACTGATTAGATAGATGAGCCACGCTGCTATAGCCTAACTGATAGGCTATCTGACTTAAGGTTAACTCGTTGTAGGTTACCAACTCCTTAATCCGCTCTACTTTTTGCAGCATCACAAACCTGGCTATTGTAGTTCCCTCTTCAGTTGAAAAAGCGCTGCTCAGATAGGTATACTCTTTACCGGTAACCTCCGACAGGTAATCCGATATATTGGTCTGCAGATGCTCTACCTGCCCCGTTCTGATTAGCGCGATGACAGCACGCTTCACCTGTTCGATCACCTCTGCTTTTTTATCTTCCAGTACTTCAAAGCCGTTAGCAGCTAAGGCTTCTTTTATTTCTTTACGCGCTTTATCAGATGGCTCCTGGCTCAGTAAAGCTTCCCCGAGCTTTACCTCTGCCACAGGTTGGTTTAAGCGCTGCAACTCCTCCCCCACTACTTTTATGCAGCGCGGGCAAACCATGTTTTTGATATGTAGCGCGTATAAAGCCATATAACAGAACAGGCAACCTGCTCAACTATTTTGTGTTTATAGCAGCCTGAACTTCTCCGCACTTCAGCATCGCGTCTCCGTAGTAAGGGTTACGGATCTCTTCGTTACTGCTAAGCCAGCTGCCGCCATTGTTATTGTTTGCCATCGGGCAATGTTGCAGATACATGGTTTTATCTGCTCCGAATGTCTCTACCGCTTTAATCATGTTGTTCGATAAACTGGTAAAGGCTTCCCGCTGGCTGGCAAGGTCGGTGGTACTTGCAATAGTATTGGCGTCGTTTTGTAAAGTGCCGGCCATTTTAGTCCACTCTGCTGCCACTTCGGTTTCCAGGGCAGAGGCATCTACTTTTTGCAGGTCTACTACCAGCTCGCTTGCTCTTAGCTGCGCTTCGGCAGCCTTGCTTTCCACTAAGCCATCTTTAAGGGCCAGGTAGCTGTCGGCTGCTTTCACAAATCCCTCAGGAGTGCTGTATTTCGCATTTACTGTTTCTACTGCTGCTTCCTCTTCTGTCTGCTTCAGCTGGTCGGTATTCTCCGTGTTATCTGTGTTTCCCGAACAGGCTACCATTCCTGATGTGCCTGCTCCGGCTACCATTGCCCATAGTGCAATTCTTAAAACATTCTTTTTCATATTCCTGATGCTATAGAATTTAAAACACTACAAACTTAATTAAAATTCACTTAGATATAGCGATAGCCGGATACTCTCCCGCCCTGATGCTGCTAAATAAAAGGCAATGGCAGTAGCTATTGCCACTGCCATTGCCTTTTATCCGCTTGTTTGTTTTATATTTTATCTGCGACTGTGGTCTGCATTATCTCTCTTGGCTTCATCTTCGCCAAAACCTTGCTGGCTGCTGCGCACGCCGTTTACATCATCGTCCATAGCTGTATCGCTGCCTTCGAACTCGAAACCCGGTCCCTGGGCACTTGCTTCTATGTTTTCCTGGGTATTGGCACCATAACCAGTAGCTTCATTCCCACCAATGTGCATATTCTCCAGCTTATCTTTCTGGCCTCTCCGTTCTGTTTCGCCATTTGGGCCAATATTTCGTTTGGCCGATGGATCCGGATTGTTATTCATGCCTACGCGTTTATGATAGTCGTCATTCACGCTTTTTACATTATCTGCATTGTCGTTTACTTTATCGTTATTAGCCATGATTTATTTCTGATTAGTTCCTATAGCTATACGCTTGGCAACACCACTTGTTCGGAAGCCGGCACATTAGACAGAGAAGGTTTTGTAGCGTGGCTTGTATCTTATAACTTTAGAAAGGATAATCCGGTACACCTATAAAGTGGTTTATTTACCGACAGAACTCGTTGACTCTGCCATAAAACAGCAGGCAACTGCTATCTTTGCCACAGAATTAATCAGGAAAAGGCACCACTTTTGCTCTTTCTCTGTTCTCAACTATAATCAGATACCAGCTAAAGCGCGGCTCATGAAACTTTCAAAAATATACAATCCGCAGGAGATGAACTCCTATCAATTTGTTGCCGCAACCGGCTTTATTATGTCGTTGGTAGCACATATCATCATCCTGTTTATTGGCAAGACAATCGATAATTTTGAGGCGCTTTACATTTGCTGGACTGCCTTCTTTATTTTGGGCACTATAGCCAATCTCAGGGACGACAATCAAAATGGAGGGCATCACCACCATCATTAATCATTTTAAGTATAGGCTTGAGAGCCAGGTTCAGATGAAAAGAAAAAACCCACCATAAAATATAGTGGGCTTTCCTAACTAATCTAACTTATTCTTAATTACTGTATTACTAACTTTTTTGTTAGGTATTTTTCGTTTTGAATCACCTGCAGAAAATACATACCGCTCCCTAATTTTGCGATATTCACCGCCTGCCTATACTCCCCACCAACTCCTTTCAAAGCCTCTGAGTACACTTCTTTTCCGGTTATATCGAGTATCCTGATTTTTACAGTTGCTTCATTTTTCAGTTTAAAAGCTATTTCGAAGCGGCCATCGCTGGGGTTGGGATAAAAGCTGAAGTCTTCTACTCCTAGTGCTGTGGCAGGAGTCTCTACGGGAGCGCCCGCTGATGTAAGTGTGCTCTTTTCCTCTTTAGACAGATCGGCCACCATGGTTTTAACGATGGTAACAGAAGTGATGTAGCCATCGCCTGTTTTTATGTGTTTAAGCGATTTTACTGCTTTTTGAGCCAGCGAATCATAATGCCTGCCTTTTATGATAAACAGCGTATCGGCTATACTATTAAAAGTAGGCAGCAGAAAAATCTGCCCGGAATCCTGGGGTACTTTCCGTAAAATTTGAGGATTGGTTCTTTTAAATATAATCGTATCGCCTTTAAGGCTAAGCCTGAGCCTGTTGTTCAGCCTAGCTGCTGCACTGTCTGCTATTATTATTTTTTGTATTCTTTTCCAGGTTAAGGAATCTATGCCTTTTACAGGAAACCTGTTCAGAAGTAGGTTTCCATTTTTAAACCGGGTGTGCAGGCTATCTGTCACCAGCATTTTCAGTCTCCTGCTTAAAGCCGTATCTCCTACAGGATTTTTGTAAATAAACAACTGGCGCCTGCCTCCTGCGAAGGCCAGGGAATCCAGGTTTTGCAGGCGCCGCATTTCCCTCATCTGCAGCCTGAGCGCTGCTGCATCAGCATGCAAGCCTTTCAGCTTGCCAAAAGAAGCTTCAAAATCCGATGCAGCCATAAGGGTATCAACAATTAACGTTTTTCCATCAATAGTCTGCATCATCCTGATACGCACTTTCTTTTCGTCTGTACCCGCCTTGTCCGTTCCTTTGTTTTGAGCAGTGGCATTGAAATTCAGCAGCAATGAGAGTAGAAGCAGTAAAAACCATTCTACAAGAATACGAGGGTTCAGCATCTTTTCCATTTTAACTTTTTAAAGCTTTTTTATTTCGTTATACCTGCCCATTTATCTGTACTCTTCTGTATTCCTGCACCCGCGCCTGGCTACAGGAATACAGAAAGAGCCATTTTCATAGTTTTATTCGGGGAGCATTCGGTATAACTGAACACAACAAAGCTACTTTACCAAATCCTGTGGTATAGTTAAGGAGGAGTTAAAAAATGTTAAAGAAGCGTTAAAATTTGCGACAGCAGCGTAGGCCCCAGGCCTGCAAAGCCTAGAGTACAGCAATACCGGAAAGAATGGCTTAGGCTACTCTGCCTGATCCGGCTCAGAAGAATCCAGGGATTCCTGCACAATCAGGCCGTCTTTCATTACAAGCGTACGGTCGGCCATAGAAGCCAGCTGCTCGTTATGGGTTACGATTACAAAGGTCTGGTTAAATTCTTCGCGCAGACGGAAAAAGATCTCATGCAGCTCCTGTGCATTTTTAGAATCGAGGTTGCCGCTGGGCTCATCGGCAAAAATAATACGGGGAGAATTGATAAGTGCCCGCGCCACAGCTGTTCTCTGCTGCTCGCCGCCCGACATCTGGGAAGGTTTATGATCCAAGCGGTGCGACAGGTTGAGCATGTGCAGTAGTTCCTTTGCCCGCTCCCGTACTTCATTTTCCGGCCTGCCCGCCAGAAAACCCGGCAAACAGGCATTCTCCAACGCTGTAAACTCCGGCAGTAAATTATGAAACTGAAAAATAAAGCCGATATGCCTGTTTCTGAAACGCGCCAGTTCTGTGGCATTCAGTTTTTCGATGTTCTTGTTATCGAAGAGCACCTGCCCCGAATCAGCTGTATCCAAAGTACCCAGTATATGCAGTAAAGTACTTTTACCTGCACCGGAAGCCCCTACAATAGACACCACCTCACCGGAAGAGATAAGCAGATCGATACCTTTTAGAACAGCTAAAGAGCCGTATTTTTTTTGAATATTTATTACCTGAAGCACTGGTTATCTACGTGTTTTATCTGAAGGTTCAGCAGTATAGCTTCCAAAGCTACAAAACAAACGTAAGAAATCGGTATAAAGGTTATTTTTTGTACTTCCGGAGTTCCTTAAAAAAGCTCCGGAACTTACTTTACAGGCGGCATTTGTAATACTTAAATGCGTGCGGAAGATTTAAAATAGCTTTACTTGAATTTAAGCCAATAAAGGCTTACTTTCGTGCGTCCAATAAAACTGAAAGCATGAACATACACGAATATCAGGCTAAAGACATTCTGAAAAGCTACGGCGTACGCATACAAGAAGGTATTGTGGCCGAAACGCCAGAGCAGGCTGTAGAGGCTGCCAAAAGACTTACTGAAGAAACAGGTACAGGCTGGCACGTGATTAAAGCGCAGATACATGCGGGTGGTCGCGGTAAAGGCGGTGGTGTTAAACTTGCCAAGAACCTGGAGCAGGTGAAAGAGATATCCTCTCAGATCATTGGCATGAACCTGGTTACACACCAAACCGGCCCTGAAGGTAAGGATGTACATAAAGTACTTGTTGCACAGGATGTATACTATCCTGGCGATTCTGAGCCAAAAGAATTTTACCTGAGTATCCTGCTGGACCGCGCTAAAGGCATGAACGTGATCATGGCTTCTACCGAAGGTGGTATGGACATTGAGGAAGTTGCTGAAAAATCTCCTGAGAAAATCATTAAGGAGTGGATCGATCCTGCAGTTGGTTTACAAGGCTTCCAGGCTCGTAAAATTGCTTTTGCATTCGGTTTAGAAGGTGAAGCTTTCAAAGAAATGGTGAAGTTTGTAACCAACCTTTACAAGGCTTATGTGGAAACAGACTCTTCTATGTTTGAAATCAACCCTGTGCTGAAAACTTCTGATAATAAAATATTAGCAGTAGACGCGAAGGTAGACTTAGATGATAACGCCCTGTATCGCCACAAAGACCTTGCTGCCCTGCGTGATCTTTCAGAAGAAGATCCGTTGGAAGTGGAGGCCAGTGAATCTCACCTGAACTATGTGAAGCTGGATGGTAATGTAGGTTGTATGGTAAACGGTGCTGGTCTGGCTATGGCTACCATGGATATCATTAAACTTTCTGGCGGTGAGCCTGCTAACTTCCTGGATGTAGGTGGTGGTGCTAACGCTCAGACGGTAGAAGCCGGTTTCCGCATTATCCTGAAAGACCCTAATGTTAAAGCTATCCTGATCAATATTTTTGGTGGTATTGTTCGTTGCGACCGTGTTGCCAATGGTGTAGTAGAAGCTTACAAAAACATTGGCGATATCCGTGTACCAATCATTGTGCGTCTGCAAGGAACAAACGCAGAAGAAGGTGCCCGTATTATTGATGAATCCGGCCTTAAAGTATATTCTGCCGTAGCCTTGAAAGAAGCTGCTGAAAAAGTTAAGCAAGTATTAGCGCAAGCTTAATATTCCTTTTTATAAAACAGAAAAGGCTGCCCGAAAGGCAGCCTTTTCTGTTTTATAAAAATTCGATCTGCAAAAGCCAGGTAACCCCAAAAAGCTCAGCCCCAAGGCCTTCTGGCTTTTTAAAAAGTTAACCGACTTAAACAACTTCCAGCTCTACATTAATGTTGCCTCTTGTGCCTACTGAGTAAGGACATATTTCATGTGCCTCATCTACATATTGTTTAGCCTTCTCTTTGTCAACACCTTTCAGGTCTACTGAAAGCTTTACGCTCAGCCCATAGCCTCCTTCATCTGTTTTGTTCAGATCAACATGCGCTGTAACAGTAGATTCAGGGTCGAGTTTTTCTTTGTGTTTACCGGCCACTACTAAAAGCGCGCTCTGAAAGCAGGCTGCATAACCGGCAGCAAACAGCTGCTCCGGGTTAGTGCTTCCACCTTTTCCGCCCAGCAGGCCTTCCGGTACAGCTAATTTCATGTCTATGATTCCATCTGAAGATTTTACCTGGCCCTGGCGGCCACCTGTAGCAGTTACTACTGCTGTATACAGTTTTTCCATAGCTTAAATTGTTTTTGCTTTACATTCCCCTTTTTAACTATGAAAGTACCTGTAATGTTTTAGGTATCAGGTTTAATGTAAACCAAAGAGCAAGCCATAGCACCTGAGCTGTAGAAATTCTTGATAATTTTTAAGCAGAAAGTTTCCATTTGTGCACATACTTGCTAATTTTGCACCACCACAAGCACCCGTAGTTCAACTGGATAGAATATCGGATTTCGGCTCCGAGGGTTAGGGGTTCGAATCCTCTCGGGTGCACATTTTATCATTCACTTACGCTGACTGTCATACTGATAGTCAGCGTTTTGTGTTTTTAGACAGGTGGCTTAATCCAACTTATCTCATAAATGTTAGATTAAAACATACTGATGTTAGATTAAGTTTTGATACAGGGCTTTAAGAAAATTTATATTTACACACGTCATTTGCCGGTTATAGTATAAGAGAAGCTTGTATTTACGACTTGAATAACCGTATCACGTATTATTCTAAGAGTAAGTTGTTAATTCTTTCCTTCCTAACATATTTACGCAATGCACCCATCTTATCTTGTGAAGTGAGTAGCCTCCTAATTGCATTAAAAGCGGCACCATCAATGTAAAAGCTAATCAAATAATAATTTGTGGCTTTGCTTGCATCATTATCCATCGTTAAAACCCATTTACCATTTAATGTTGTAAGTAATCCACATTCGTTTGCGCCTCTATTAAGGCCATCCTGGATATATTTCTTTAATGTCTTTTCTATTTTTATAGGTCTCACTTTTAGCTCTTGTAAATTAAACATACGACATAATTAATACTACAAATATATTACTATTCAATGTTTAATGCAACAAAACAGCCAAATTAATTGTACTTTACAAGTATATGCATTATATTTGTCTTTTGTCCTTCATTTACTTTATAATTATCGCTGGTGCTTTGGGCACCGGAATCACTATAGCAAAAATGCAAGTCTGTACTTTCTACTAACCTTGTTGTACCCAGTTGTATCAGGCAAATAGCCTAATTCAAGTAAATCGTTGTCTGTAGAGCTAACTCTTCTTACTCTCGAAGATTCAAATTCATCATAGATGTCATAACAACCTGCAACTTCAAACATTTCACCAGTCCTTATATGCTTATATACCCAGTATCGAATATTTTCATACCCACTACTGTCTTCACGGAAGGCATACATATACAGGTCTTCAAATGCTATCAAAGCCCCACCGCATTTCAGTTTAATTTCTGGTTGAAAGTGATATTCAAGAGGGTCGATTGGTAAATCTTCTAACCATGATGCATAACCTTCGATTTCATCAAAGCTATCGTATTTCCAAGGATTAGATTCAATGTCTTCATCTATCAAGATGCGAATCTCGTCTGTTACTACACCTCCACTTTGCCATAGCTGCTGCTTAATTATGCTCACTAATGGTTCACTATTTTCCTTCATGTGTAATGTATCTTGAATGATATTAAAAGATTTCGCTTGGACCTTTATCGGTTAGATATAATTTAATTTTGCGATTACGATTGACACCATTAAATACACTAATATGAGATTTATATCTTAGCTGCTCAAATAGAAACTTGTCCGAGAATGGAATTCTTCTCGCTATAATCTTAGTGTCTTTAATTTGCATGACAAGCTCATATAGTGAACCAGTAATTACATCTTTATATACCCACACATAAGAATTACTCACTTCTGTACGCTCGTCACTGGTAGCATAAAGGCATAAGTCGCCAATTCTTTGTGGCCAGTTTCCGATTATTGCCTGGATTAGTACTTCTGGTACAGCACCATCATTACCGCCTGGGTCTACTACCACTGCATTTATACCCGCTAAAAATTTGATTATTAAACTCTTTGTCATTTCAATTGCTATTTATTAAATGTTGTGATGGTTATTATAGATTTGACAAAGACTCTTGTTTTAAAAATTTTCATTTATTTTTTCCTGGGTAGCTTGAATGCCAAATTATAAAATGGAAGCTGCCTGATGCTCATATAAAGCATCGTAATGGTCAAACATCTCTATTGCATTTTTGAACTGCTGCACCGCACTGCCAGTCGCTGGTGGCAAATTGAAGTATTCAAGCTGTTTAACTTTCGGTTTAAGGCCAACAACCTTATTCATGTGGTATATCATCAACTCTTTGATTTCATCAACCAGCCCAGGATGGTATTCGAAAATAACAGAGTCATGCAGCGAGGTAAAGAAATACTTATCATTGTATTTGTTCATCAAGTCAACCATAACACCATCTATAATGGCCTCTGATTCTATTCGCTGCATTAGAACCGCAAGCTTCTTATAGTTACCCTGTTTTTCATTTTCGATAACCTGATAAACAGATGGAAACTCTTTCATGAATGCTTGCGCACTCTTACTATCAAAAGTCTTCTCATTCTCACCATAAAATACATTAGCAAAAAGGTCAACTTTAAATTTTGAGAAGTCACTCCCGGTCAAGCCAACAACATTAGCCATGTAGTGATAAAATGTACCTTGGCTCACCTCTTTTGTGTAGATTTGAACACTATCAGGCATAGCCTTATCTTTAAATATATTTAACAGTATTTTAGTCAGACAAAATGGCTGCGAGTTTGCTACATCGAGGTTACATAGCAAAGCATCGGGCTTGTTCTTTAAAAAAAGGAACTGCCTAAGCTCTCTCCAAAGCACAGTTATTGCATGATGTACACGTTCCCCTCTACCATCTCGCTTTGCCGGGAAGATGGAGCCATTATGGATTGCGTTTATAATGTACAGATAGCGTTCCCTTTTACCCTCTATGATTTTTTGATAATCATCATTTAGTTGCTTCTTTTTTACATTATCTGGGTTATAGAACAGTATGGCATTGATATACCATTCTTCCACATAGGCTATTGCATCATCTCTGCGAATACCAATGTTCTGCATATTAGTGCCAATCCATTGCGTAACCTGGTCTTGTCTTTTAAAATCTGCTTTTCTAAAACGGATGATGTTATTGTATAAAGTTGAATGTTTATCTACTGATATACGCCTATGTTGTACATCATACTTTGGTGTTAGCCTATATCCCAAGCACTCGCCATGAAAGCCATTTTCCTCCTGGGCGATTCTGAAATAATCATTGTCTTCGATTACTCCATACTTATACAGCAATGGCTTTAATTTAATAGTTGTATCAGCGTATAAATAGCGTTCAATGTGGTGCTTAGATGATAGCTTTATAAAATCATCACGCTCATACTTATCGTGTAAGATTCGATTGATGTATATCTGGTGGAGAATGAAGTCTAATTTCTGATGGTGTCTTTCGATAACATAATCTTTCCAACCTTCTTGTTTTAGTATTTCCTTGGAATCGAAATTGATAGGTGTGTATATCTCTTCGTAGTTGCTGTTGTTTATAGTATTCATTTGATTCTGATTTTTTCATTATATAATCAGAATCGTTTTTGTTTTTAAAATTTTATAAAGTACAATTTAATAATATATGATATTTAGCCTTGTTTATTAGTTAAAACACTTAGTTATTAACCATTTAATTGAATTAAATTATTTTATATTTTATTTAAATTTATTTATTAAATCATATTTACTATCTGGTTACAATCTAATTTAGTTATTAGCTTATTAATTGTTCTCTTACTTTTATTATATTTAACTGAAGTCTAAACCGGTGATACGTTATTAATTAAGCGCAAAGTACATTTACTTCTTCTATATTGAACCATGAATGAATTCAAAAGAGTATATCACAAGTCCAGAGATAGCAATGATATCATGCGGAATGATAAAGGCATATTTACTTTCACAAGGCCCTCTATCAATATTGTTGGCGGCTCCTATTATTTTATGTTAGAAATAGCACCTAAAAACACTTTCATTACTCTTGACCAGTTCAGTGCATTTGAGCAATTATTCCCTAATCATGACGTTACCCGTTACCTGGGTGGTGAAAACTATGAAGTATTAGATAAACTTATAGCAGACAAGTTAAGGGATACTTACGACAGCATACTGTACAAAACACCTACTGTGGGAAGCAGAATAGGAGAAGAATGGGTTATTCTTAATAATAGTATAATCAAAGCGACTAAATACTTAGGTGCTTATGATGATGCTATTGCTTACGCAACATCTATCTGATACTTGTACTTTAGCATATATTTCCTGCTGGCTTCAACTATATTGACTATTTTTGTATTACAAATCTTTACAAAGTAGATGTCAAATAATTTAATAAAAGAAACAGATATTAAACCATTCTTAAAATGGGCCGGTGGTAAAACTCAATTGTTACCGGCAATTGAAACTAAGCTTATTCAACGTCTACACAACAAAAAGAGCATAGATTTTATTGAGCCTTTTGCTGGAAGTGGCGCTGTCTTATTTTTTATGCTTAGGGTATATGGTAAGTACATTAAACATGCTGTTATTAATGATATTAACCCTGTACTAACAGATTGTTATAAAACAATAAGACAATCACCGGACTTGTTAATAAATCAATTAGCTGAGCTTGAGCAACAGTATTTTAGCTTTTCTGAAGAAGAAGACAGAAAACAGCTTTTCTTAGAAAAACGAGAAGAGTTTAATTGCATAAAAGATAATCCGATTCGCAAAAGCGCACTAATGATTTTCTTAAATAAAACTTGTTTCAATGGTTTGTACAGGGTGAACTCTAAAGGCAACTTTAATGTGCCATTTGGCAAGTTCGCAAAGCCAAACATATGTAACGCCTCAGTAATACGAGCAAATAGTGCGGCCTTACAGAGAGTTGAAATTTTAAATACTGATTTTACAGCAACAGAAGAATACATTCATGAGGATGCATTCTTTTACTTTGACCCTCCTTATAAGCCAATAAGTAATACCGCATCATTTAACTCATATGCGAAAGAAGGTTTCGTAGACGAAGACCAAGTAAGATTGAAGTCTTTCTGCGATTTAGTTAATGGCGGGAAAGCTTACTTTGTACAGAGCAATTCGGATACAACAAATAATGATGAAAGCAATAACTTCTTTCAACAGTTATACGCTGACTACACGATTGAAAGAGTAAAGGCTAAAAGAGCCATAAACTCCAAGGGTAGTGGGCGTGGCGAGATTTTTGAATTAATAATATCTAATGATAGTGTCTTAGGAGATATTTCATCCATACATAAAGCTGCATTACAAACTTCTTTATTTTAAATGGATAAAGTATATTATAACTCGCCTGATAGTAATTTTCAATTATATCTGGGGAACTGCGTTGACATATTACCTAAAATCAATGAGAAAGTTGATTTGGTTTTTGCTGACCCTCCATATTTCCTGTCCAACGATGGATTTACAATCAAGGCCGGTAAAGTAGCAAGTGTTAACAAAGGCGATTGGGATAAAAAAGAAAACCATCTTTCTACAATTCAATTTACTGAACAATGGCTTGAAGCGGTACGCCATGTTATGAAAGATAGTGCAACCATCTGGGTAAGCTGCACTATGCATAACTTATTTGATGTTGGCTCCGCTTTACAAAGATTGGGGTTCAAAACACTCAACATAGTTACTTGGCAAAAGACAAATCCACCACCTAACTTATCGTGCAGGTACTTCACTCATTCAACAGAGCATATTATCTGGGCAAGGAAGCACCAGAATAAGGCTCATTACTTCAACTACGAATTAATGAAGTCTATTAACCAGGGTAAGCAAATGAAGGATGTCTGGACTTTGCCTGCTGTCTCAAAAAAAGAAACTACTTGTGGCAAACATCCAACACAAAAGTCATTGTCACTATTGAATAGAATAATTTTAGCCTCGTCCCAGGAAGACGATTTGGTTCTTGACCCGTTTGCAGGGAGTAGTACTACTGGTATAGCTGCAAACACGCACAATAGGAGATACATCGGAACAGATATATCTCCAGAATTTCTAAACTTAAGTATATGCAGGAAAAAAGAACTTGATGCTACCAGGCAGCAACAATCAATATTAATAAGCAGTTAAATTTTTAGAATCTTTACACCCGGCACATTAGCTAAAACAATGTGCCGTGGTACTAACCTACCTACTGTAACGTAGTATTCCCCATTACCAACAGGAGTAGAAGTCTTTCGTTCCTTAAATTCTGGTAGATGCTTTATAAACCATTCCTTGGTAGCTGGCATGGGCAAAATGTGAAGTTCTCGTTCGTCAACAAAGTAGTAGTAAACATAGTTAGCTTCTGTATACATAAAGCAACCAGGAGTACCCTTTCCTTCGTTGCTAAGTGTTTCAAAAAAGTAGTTGCCCGTTTTGTGCCATCGGTCTCCTTTGACTTCTATACTTACAGTTTTAGAAGTACCATCACTTAGTTTTACTTTCCAAAGAAGGTCTATGTCTTTTTCTCTATAAACAGGGTCGCCTTCAACATTAATGACTTCGAGTGTTACTGCTTGCTTTTTTAACAAAGCTTCTATATCAGCAGCGGCTTTATCAGCTACCTGGGAAGCTCCACCCATGGAATACTTTCTCAAATTAGACATTGCTCCTACTCACCTAAGCCTAACACTTCCACCGGTATTTTACCGAAATAATAGCTACACCCTACATCAGTAATATATTGTAAAACATCACTATAACACTCTTGTAGATACCAATCATTTAGTACATAAATAAACTCCACCTCAATGTTTAGTGGAGCTAAAAGCTTTCTATATTGTTTTATTTTGAAATCAGCGGTTTGTAATTTTTCATCAACGGAACCTGCACCTTGCTGATACTTTTTCTCAATTATATAAAGAGTGTTACTTGTGTGATTTAAATACGCATCATCTGGAAGCAACTTTTTAGAAATAACTGTTTTGTAGTCAATTCCACGTGGCTTAAGTAACTTAGTATATAAGCTTCCTTTACTTAATAAAGTGCCAACTACTGTATTTTCCTTATACACAGTACTTCCAACAACTCGATAGCCATCAATTTTTGTAATAGCACTTTCTAAGCTTGTTTTCTGTTCAAAAACCAATCCCGTGGTAGTGTTTGCTCCACCTACTCCACCTTTAATCATAATCTATATTTCATTTAATGATGTATAAAACATGCTTCGTCCAGACCAATTCCAATAGGTGATGTCCTGTTCAATGAAAAGCCACTTAATAGCTTTAAGCATCATATCAATCGGATATCCTGTTTTAAAATTCAGGCTGTTATAGTCACTTGGTTGAAGT contains these protein-coding regions:
- a CDS encoding DUF3347 domain-containing protein → MKKNVLRIALWAMVAGAGTSGMVACSGNTDNTENTDQLKQTEEEAAVETVNAKYSTPEGFVKAADSYLALKDGLVESKAAEAQLRASELVVDLQKVDASALETEVAAEWTKMAGTLQNDANTIASTTDLASQREAFTSLSNNMIKAVETFGADKTMYLQHCPMANNNNGGSWLSSNEEIRNPYYGDAMLKCGEVQAAINTK
- a CDS encoding T9SS type A sorting domain-containing protein; amino-acid sequence: MEKMLNPRILVEWFLLLLLSLLLNFNATAQNKGTDKAGTDEKKVRIRMMQTIDGKTLIVDTLMAASDFEASFGKLKGLHADAAALRLQMREMRRLQNLDSLAFAGGRRQLFIYKNPVGDTALSRRLKMLVTDSLHTRFKNGNLLLNRFPVKGIDSLTWKRIQKIIIADSAAARLNNRLRLSLKGDTIIFKRTNPQILRKVPQDSGQIFLLPTFNSIADTLFIIKGRHYDSLAQKAVKSLKHIKTGDGYITSVTIVKTMVADLSKEEKSTLTSAGAPVETPATALGVEDFSFYPNPSDGRFEIAFKLKNEATVKIRILDITGKEVYSEALKGVGGEYRQAVNIAKLGSGMYFLQVIQNEKYLTKKLVIQ
- a CDS encoding two-component system response regulator, yielding MSILKKVILIDDDQVNNFVCESIIRNEKFAEEVISFQMAEDALSFLKDATKDGAVSFPDLIFLDINMPGMDGWSFIDEYRKLPVEATKNCCLFMLSSAVDRKDIVSAKNHEEVRDFFSKPLSPEILNFIKEEFIQV
- the sucC gene encoding ADP-forming succinate--CoA ligase subunit beta gives rise to the protein MNIHEYQAKDILKSYGVRIQEGIVAETPEQAVEAAKRLTEETGTGWHVIKAQIHAGGRGKGGGVKLAKNLEQVKEISSQIIGMNLVTHQTGPEGKDVHKVLVAQDVYYPGDSEPKEFYLSILLDRAKGMNVIMASTEGGMDIEEVAEKSPEKIIKEWIDPAVGLQGFQARKIAFAFGLEGEAFKEMVKFVTNLYKAYVETDSSMFEINPVLKTSDNKILAVDAKVDLDDNALYRHKDLAALRDLSEEDPLEVEASESHLNYVKLDGNVGCMVNGAGLAMATMDIIKLSGGEPANFLDVGGGANAQTVEAGFRIILKDPNVKAILINIFGGIVRCDRVANGVVEAYKNIGDIRVPIIVRLQGTNAEEGARIIDESGLKVYSAVALKEAAEKVKQVLAQA
- a CDS encoding ABC transporter ATP-binding protein translates to MLQVINIQKKYGSLAVLKGIDLLISSGEVVSIVGASGAGKSTLLHILGTLDTADSGQVLFDNKNIEKLNATELARFRNRHIGFIFQFHNLLPEFTALENACLPGFLAGRPENEVRERAKELLHMLNLSHRLDHKPSQMSGGEQQRTAVARALINSPRIIFADEPSGNLDSKNAQELHEIFFRLREEFNQTFVIVTHNEQLASMADRTLVMKDGLIVQESLDSSEPDQAE
- a CDS encoding organic hydroperoxide resistance protein, with product MEKLYTAVVTATGGRQGQVKSSDGIIDMKLAVPEGLLGGKGGSTNPEQLFAAGYAACFQSALLVVAGKHKEKLDPESTVTAHVDLNKTDEGGYGLSVKLSVDLKGVDKEKAKQYVDEAHEICPYSVGTRGNINVELEVV
- a CDS encoding AraC family transcriptional regulator; protein product: MALYALHIKNMVCPRCIKVVGEELQRLNQPVAEVKLGEALLSQEPSDKARKEIKEALAANGFEVLEDKKAEVIEQVKRAVIALIRTGQVEHLQTNISDYLSEVTGKEYTYLSSAFSTEEGTTIARFVMLQKVERIKELVTYNELTLSQIAYQLGYSSVAHLSNQFKQVTGLTPSEYKKSASHPRKPLDQVLDK